The Diceros bicornis minor isolate mBicDic1 chromosome 18, mDicBic1.mat.cur, whole genome shotgun sequence sequence GCAGGATGCAGGGTTTTGAGAACCctagggcagagggcagaggctcCCGGTCAACCCCCAAAGAGGTGCCGCAAGCCCTGAGCAGtgcccaggccagccctggaCTCAAGGAAGGAGGAGACGGATGTTGGGTTTCTGTTTTCCAGGCTGTTTCTCCATCAGTGGTCCAGCGGCAGTGAGCGGCCCAAAAGGGGGTTTGGTGACCGTTCAGTGTCGCTATGATCCAGGGTGGGAGACCTACAAGAAGTGGTGGGGCCATGGAAAGGCCTGGCGTTCCTACCAGATCCTCCCTCGTTAAACCAAGGGGTCAGAGCAAGAGGTGAAGAAGGGCCAAGTGTGTCCATCCAGGATGATCACAGATGGCGCACGTTCACTGTGACCATGGAGGACCTCGGGAGCAATGGTGCAGATGCCTACTGGTGTGGGATTGAGAGAACCGGAACTGACCTGGGGGTCCGAGTGCAAGTGATGGTTGATGCAGGTAGGAACTACTCCCGCCTGTACTCTGAGGCCCTGGTCCTGACCCGCAGAGGATTCAGaacttttcttctctctgcctcgAGGGCTGGAGACAAGTCTTGCCTGAAACTCACGTGTGCACTTGCTTGCGTGTCTCTGTGTGGACGAGCgcatgtgtatatgcatgtgcgGGAGCATGCACCAAGAGTCTGGGAAGACTGAGAGCGCGAGCCTCGGCATATTCGCACGTCTCCATCTATTGTCCTCGGAGGGAGCAGGGAAAGACAGACTCGGCTTGGACAGGCTTGTCCAGGGAAGGCAGGTCCTCTTTTCCAGGTCATTTGGGCATCACCTCTACCCTCAGAGCAGCCGCAGCCTGACCGGGGCCTTATCCAGTGTGCAGGGAAGGTTGGGTGCTAGAAAGACATGATCCTGATTGTCTCAGCTCCGGGGCAAGCAACcctggccctctctctcttcctctccctcctctgtcaACTTAAGGGCAAAGGAGAGGGTGAGAGATTCTGAACTCCATTCTGGAAGAAGGGAAGGCAGGATCCACCATATTGCAGGGGACACCCACGGAGCTCCTCTGGCTGCCTCCCAGCCTCGAGGGGGAACGTGGGCTCAGCTGCACCTGCCCCAGAGGCACTTGGACCTTCCCGGAGACAGAGGCCTAGAAAGAGAGCAGGCTCTAGCTCCCAGCCCACAGCTCCACATCTAGATCCCTCAGTCTTGTCTCTACTTTGGACACCAGGGAAACTACCCTCCCTGTCCCCCActaatacacaaacacacacgcacacacacacacacgaggtgGGTAATATATCTGTTATCCATGAGCCCATTTATAAAGCAGAGAAAAGTCTTTTCAAACTTGGTGTATGCAAATAcggtgtgcatatgtgtgcagtGGGGAGGTCTGCGGGTTTTACAGTGTTCCAGAAATTAGTTGAAGAAGACAATCaaggtgggtggatgtgtggaaGAGTGGAGGAGTTGGCTCCAGGAGATTTGGAGGCTGGGACCCTCCAAGCCAGACAAGTCTTCACTGGGCAGGCATGGGGAAATGAGGAAGCCaatgggaggcaggaaggactCCAGGGGAAAGCAGAGGCTGCTGGCGCTCGGCCcagctgcaggagagagaggaatcCCGGAGCAGCCAGCTCCGTGGGTCACACTGCGTCAGGGCAGGTGGCACAGAGCCTGCTTCAGCCAAGGCTCAGACTCAGAAAAGAGCCAGTTGAAAACTCTAAGGAGTGGGAACACAGTTCTTATGTGCTCAGCTGTGCCAAGCAGGACTCTGAAATTAAACTGAATATTTGTAAACTGCCTACATAGCTTGCCACCCAAAATCCTTCACATGGTGGTAAAATGGTGTTTCTCTGTAAATGAAGTAATGTTATGTCTTGAATAAGAAACCAAAAAGATGTGAGAGAAGACCAATGTGGCTGACTGGTGGCACTAAGACAGAAAAGTTCTTAATCCATGGGGTATGGTATGGAGAAGGCCACAGGGAGCCACCTGGGTCCCCCTCAGAACCATGCTCTGCTCTGTGCGTTTAGCAGCATATTCAACAATGCCACCCATGCTGCTGACAACAGACAGGACTGAACCTGTGACGACAGACACCATCGAACCTGTGACCACAGACACACCGGCCAGTCTGGCTTCCTCGTCTCCAACTACCCAGAGCGTCAACAGCAGCCAACCCTTGGCTCTGACCAGCCCCCTCAGCAGGTGAGCAGAGCTGGCCCCCGCAGGCTCTTCCTACTGCTGCTTGTGGCTGCTCCCCTCGGGGCGCTCTGTCAGGGACCCCCGTGGGGACCCTCTGATGTTTCCTGTGCGAGAAAGAAACAGCCAAGTCTGGCCtgggcctctccctccccctctatGCCTCTGAGTACTTAAAGAGCTACTCACTCCCTACGAGGAACCTAATCAAACAAAGTTCCTCAGCTGGGCTGCAGGAAAGAAGGTTCTGGTCTCCCTCCGAACTGCCACCCCACTCCCAAGAAGCACAAGGAGGTGTAGCAGGGTCAGCCTCAAGTGTGCCGCAAGGGAAGCGCTCTGTgtgagtttcctgtggctgctgtaacaaatgaccacaaactcggtggcttaaaacaacacaattttattatcttatagttctgcagatcagaagtctgaaatgagtctcactgcaaaatcaaggtgttggcagggctgagttccctctggaggctctagagaagaatctATTCTCtcaccttttctagcttctagaggccgcccacattccttggcttgcagccccttccatctccaaagccagcaatggccggTTGAGTCTTTCTCACATTGCATCGTACTAATACTGACTCTCCTATGTCCATCTTTCACTTATAAAGACCCCAGTGATTACCTCGGGCCCTCCCAGATCACCCAGGACAATCTCCTATCTCAaaatcagctgattagcaaccttaagtCCATCTGCAGCCTTAGttgccctttgccatgtaacataacacagtcacaggtcctgggggttaggacatctTTGAGGGTCATTATTCTGCTTATGACAGTCACGGGCAGGTACATGTTTCATGGCTGCAGCTGTCCTCTCCCCCACGTGCTAGGGAAATGCTGAGAGGGAGCGGGAAGCTGGGATTCCTGCTTTCTCACAGGGAAACGTGGGAGAGAGGTACAGACATCAACCTGAAGCCCACCCCCTCCAGAAGCATCCAAAGAGCAATCAGTAAGCTCTTGCACCAAAGAGAAAACACCCTGCCCCAGTCTCACCCCGTCACAGCCCGGTGCCCTCAGGCTCCCCCAAAGTCCAGGGTCAAGGTCCATTCTCTCTCGGGGTCATGCCTCTCAGAACAGCCCTCCATCGGCTCTCTTCCCTGCTCCAGTCCAACTCCCTTCCTTTGTCAAGGTCCTATTCCTTGGAGCCTGGCCCCTGCTGGACAGTTTGTTCAATGATGAGTCTGAATGAAGCTGTTTGGAGGGCAGTTGTTCTGCTGAGTTGAGAGCGCAGAACGCGGGACTTTTAGCAAGACTGGAGAAGCACAAGAGGAAActtggcggggagagagagatggggtgCAGCGCCCCACAGGGAGTGGAACTTGTGAAAAGAACACAGTGGCTGAAGGATAATTTTAGACTGTGCAACGCAGCATGCCCTTTCTCTCTCATGAGACCTGTTAGTGAAATCAACATGACTCATCTGCTCAGGCAGGCTGAGCGAGAGGACAAGGGTGGCCTGTGTCCGCATGGGGCGGGAAGGGGTGGTCCTTGCACTGCTTGTAGGGGAGGGAATGAGGCAGAAGGTGAGGGGGCATCAAATTCTCATGCACTGATAGGAACTACCAAGGGACGTATGTAACCGAGGGCCCAGTAGTCTAGCTAGACCAAGCGCCAATTATAAGGGACATTTGAGATAGAGCATCTCGTATGTGCTATCAGATGAGGGTCAGAGCCGGGAAAGGCCCCTCCCAGGAGAACTCAGCAGGTAAATAGCCAGGTTGACGGGGCTAGAGGGACCTTCCTCTGCCTCAAGGAGGTAATATTAGATCTGAGCTTGAAAGAAGGGTGGAATGTACAAAGGGAGACACAGGTGAGAGAACGGCAGAAGCAGAATCAAAAAACAGGAAAGGGCAGACCTTTAAGCTCGGCTGGAGCGCAGATGAGTTGAAGAGGATTATGGGACACCAGCCAAAGCGGGGATGGAGACAGAGAGCAAAGGTGCTGGGCCCCAGGCTGAGCCTGTAGGGGGGCCCCTGAAGGCTTTGCCTTTGGGCATCTGACTGTGCCCCTCGGAGGGGGTTTCCTGGCTAGGGACCCAGGCTTGCCTGTCACACAGGTCTTGGCtcaaggaggcagggagaggaggggccTGGGGCTGCCCTGAAGAGACAGCTCACTCCTGTCCCCATGTTCCCTGTGCAGGGCCCTGCTCTGCAACATCCACTTTGTGCTCCTGACCTTCATGAAGGTGCCCCTGCTTGGGATCCTGCTGTGTACTGTGATGTGGTTGAGCAGGAGTCAGGGGTCTCCAAGGGGAAATAATGCCAGTGTGAGCAGGAGAACCGCAGCCCCCACACCATCGACACCCTCACACCGGAGGAGCAGAACCTCCGGACCTCTCATCAGGGAAAGTGCAGTGATGGCAGCTCCAAGAGACAAGGGTCCCCGCTGAGGTGAGGACTCCCCTCGTCCTGGCCTCGGGAAGAGAACCGGCTCCCTCCCTGCTCTGCACAGCTCCAGGACCCTGGCCTCCATGGCAGGAgctgagggaggaaaggagatggCGTTCCCCTTCCACGCGGGGTCCTCGGAGGCACCTGTAGTCTCAGCTGTGTGGATCCTCCCAATGCCTCCTTTCCTTGTGACTCTAGAGCGGCTCTGCCAAAGAGAATTGACTATTACATGGTCCAGGATTCCAGCCAATAACGGGTTTCAAAATTCCAGACCAACCAGT is a genomic window containing:
- the LOC131417716 gene encoding uncharacterized protein LOC131417716 isoform X1, with translation MITGREPRQGRTMWLLPALLLLIVPAAYSTMPPMLLTTDRTEPVTTDTIEPVTTDTPASLASSSPTTQSVNSSQPLALTSPLSSSRTLASMAGAEGGKEMAFPFHAGSSEAPVVSAVWILPMPPFLVTLERLCQRELTITWSRIPANNGFQNSRPTSKYKTRIKPKSLRVCLPGHRPPPHHGLGVQMSAESTFCCVSTSWRKNPLNVHD
- the LOC131417716 gene encoding uncharacterized protein LOC131417716 isoform X3, which encodes MITGREPRQGRTMWLLPALLLLIVPAAYSTMPPMLLTTDRTEPVTTDTIEPVTTDTPASLASSSPTTQSVNSSQPLALTSPLSRALLCNIHFVLLTFMKVPLLGILLCTVMWLSRSQGSPRGNNASVSRRTAAPTPSTPSHRRSRTSGPLIRESAVMAAPRDKGPR
- the LOC131417716 gene encoding uncharacterized protein LOC131417716 isoform X2, whose translation is MITGREPRQGRTMWLLPALLLLIVPAYSTMPPMLLTTDRTEPVTTDTIEPVTTDTPASLASSSPTTQSVNSSQPLALTSPLSSSRTLASMAGAEGGKEMAFPFHAGSSEAPVVSAVWILPMPPFLVTLERLCQRELTITWSRIPANNGFQNSRPTSKYKTRIKPKSLRVCLPGHRPPPHHGLGVQMSAESTFCCVSTSWRKNPLNVHD